In Pseudomonas sp. GCEP-101, one DNA window encodes the following:
- a CDS encoding TlpA disulfide reductase family protein, with amino-acid sequence MGVRLRIVMGVMAGLILAGCSADYGTDQHGQKVPAAKVDGQWLVINYWAEWCAPCRKEIPELNQLAEQGNTQGFRVLGVNFDGLRDAELAKASQALGVQYTVLADDPAPRLGLPRSDALPVTYIVDPDGKMREQLLGEQTAAGVQARLSALREEKQ; translated from the coding sequence ATGGGAGTGCGGCTCCGTATTGTGATGGGCGTGATGGCTGGCCTGATCCTGGCCGGTTGCTCGGCGGACTATGGCACCGATCAGCATGGACAGAAAGTACCCGCTGCGAAGGTAGATGGCCAGTGGCTAGTGATCAATTACTGGGCCGAGTGGTGCGCGCCATGCCGCAAGGAGATTCCCGAGCTGAACCAGCTGGCGGAACAGGGCAATACGCAGGGCTTCCGGGTGCTGGGGGTGAACTTCGACGGGCTGCGCGATGCCGAGCTGGCGAAGGCCTCGCAGGCCCTGGGCGTGCAGTACACCGTGCTGGCCGACGACCCCGCGCCGCGTCTGGGCCTGCCACGCAGCGACGCGCTGCCTGTCACCTATATCGTCGACCCTGATGGCAAGATGCGCGAGCAGTTGCTCGGCGAGCAGACCGCCGCCGGCGTGCAGGCGCGCTTGAGCGCATTGCGCGAGGAGAAGCAGTGA
- a CDS encoding acylphosphatase, whose amino-acid sequence MARICLHGYISGKVQGVYYRQSTQEQAERLDIDGWIRNLDDGRVELLIEGEDDAVRELEKWLARGPVKAKVAAVELEPMTPQGITGFIVRR is encoded by the coding sequence ATGGCCAGGATCTGTCTGCACGGCTACATCAGTGGCAAGGTGCAAGGCGTATATTACCGCCAGAGCACGCAGGAACAGGCCGAGCGCCTGGATATCGACGGCTGGATACGCAACCTCGACGACGGGCGCGTGGAGCTGTTGATCGAGGGAGAGGACGATGCGGTGCGCGAGCTGGAGAAGTGGCTGGCGCGAGGGCCGGTGAAGGCCAAGGTGGCCGCAGTGGAGCTGGAGCCGATGACGCCCCAGGGCATCACCGGCTTCATCGTTCGCCGCTAG